The Candidatus Bathyarchaeota archaeon genomic interval ATTTAACCACTTCCAACATGATTCAGCGACCAAACGGAGAAATCACATTTGTTGACTTCGGATTGGGTGAGAAAAGCATTGAAACCGAAGCAAAAGGCGTAGATTTACACCTGCTCAAACGCGCCCTTCAAAGCACGCATTACCTGTTCTGGGAAGAATGCTTTGAATCGGTTCTTAGTGGTTATTGCTCGGTTGTTGGTTCTGCTGTTGCGGAAAAGGTTTATGAGAAAATCCGTGAGATAGAGAGGCGTGGGCGCTATATTGAAGAACGCAGACAATAGTGTCAGTCAAGTTTGCAGGGGCAAAGTGGTTTTCTTCGCCACAGGCAACATCCACAAGTTCCTAGAAGTCCGAAGCCTCCTCAGCGGCTACGGCTTATCCGTGGGTATGCTACGCCTAAAAGGCGACGAAGTCCAAAGCGACAGCTTAGAAGAAATCGCATCCAAAAGCGTACAAAACGCCTATCGGTCCAGTCACCTGCCGATTTTTGTCGAAGACGCAGGCTTATTCATTGAGTCACTCGACGGCTTCCCCGGACCCTACGCCGCTTATGCTTACAAAACCATCCATAACCGAGGCATCCTAAAACTCCTCCACAAGGAAACGAACCGAGGTGCCACTTTCCAATCCGTCATAGCCTACCTCGACAACCAAACCCTCCATCCAGTGTGTTTTAGTGGCAAATCAGACGGCGTCATAACTACCACCGAACGCGTAGCTGGTACGTCAGGCTTTGGTTTTGACCCCATATTCCAACCCGACGGAAGCAAGCGGACCTTTGCTGAAATGGAGCTTGCAGAAAAAAACAGCTACTCTCATCGTGCGAACGCGATTCGCAAGTTTGCTGATTGGTACATCAAACAAAGAAGTCACTAAGCACCCACAGAGCAAGGCTGTTTCTTGTTGTTCTGGCAACTTGAGGTGTGCAAGGGTTTACAGCTTAAAAGTTCGCGGGTTCCCCGAGCCTATATACTTTAAGGTAGGGGGGTTTCTGAGGCGATGCTTTTTCTTGGCTGTTTTCTTCCTTTTAAGGGGGTGCACTAAATTTATTAGTACTACCTTAACAGCATAAAGGTAAGGCGAACATTGTGTCTTTACCAAAGAAACTACAAGCCCTCAACCGTGCGGAACTCTTTGCCTTTGGCTTCTTCGCTGTAACTGGCTTACTATTGCTTGCGTTTCTGCCCGTCACTGGTTTTCCGCCTCACATTGGTTTTCTTGGTGTCGCCAGCTTAATCGCTGCTTACAGCATCTTTACCAAGCGGTTTTGGACGCCATGGCTTGTGTTTTTGCTCTTTGCAGTTATCAGCGTCTTTTCAATCTACACCATCTACTCGGTGGGGTTAAGCAACCTATTCATCTCATTAATCATGATTGCCTATGCTGCCCTCAACTGGGCATGCTCGATTAATATGCTCCGAAAACGCAACTCTACGCCTTAGATGCCAAACCCCTAAAGAGCATCACCGAGACTTCCTCGTCGGCGTTCACAAACTGCGTATTCTCTTCAATTTCCACAAATCCATCTGCCTTAGTCAACGTCGAAATCGCGCCTGACGCATTCGGCTCAACAGGCTCAGCAATGAGGCGGCAGTTCTCGTCAAACATCAACTTCACAGAAATAAAAGTCAGCCTGCCCTTGGCGCTAAAGAGCCGGGCACCGGCAAACGCCTTAACAGTCTTCATAGGAGCCGTTGGACGCCCTGCCAAACGCAACACGAGGGAACGTGCAAACAGGTAAAACGTTAAAAGCGCCGCTGAAGGATGCCCCGGAAGCGAAAACACAGGTTTTTCTCCGACGAATGCGACGGTGATGGGTTTGCCGGGTTTTATGGCGACGCCGCTGAAGATGACGCCGGGTTTGCCCAAGGAATCCACAATCTCGGCAGTGTAATCTTTGGGGCCCACCGAGACGCCGCCCGACGTGATAACCATGTCGGCTGAGGCAAGGGCTGTTTGGAGGGTTTTGGTTAGGGTAGTTTTGTCGTCGGGGGTTACGCCGAAGTAGACGGGTTTCGCGCCGCACTCCATTATTGCACTGCACAAACTGTAAGAGTTGATGTCATAGATTTTTCCCGGCGGCAACGGCTTACCCAACTCTGCGACTTCGTTACCGGTTGATAAGACTGCGATGATGGGGATTTTTTGTACTTTGACGGTGGTTTTGCCTAAGGCGGCTAAGACGCCGATTTCGCTGGGACCCAACAGTTGCCCCCGATGCAACACAACCGCGCCCGCCTCGATGTCTGTGGCTTTTTGCATGACGTTCTCGTTGGCTGATACGGCGCTGTAAACGTTTAGTTGGCTGTCTTCGCGTTCCGTATCTTCCACCATAACCACGGCGTCTGCGCCCTGAGGCATCACTGCGCCCGTCACTATCTCTGCTGCCTCTCCCTTGGCTATGTTGAGTTGGGTTTGTTCGCCGATACCCACTGCCCCCACTACTCGCAGCGTCGCAGGCTCATTCTCGTCGGCGCCAGCGATATCTTGGGCGTGCACGGCGTAGCCATCGCGGGTGGACCGGTTAAACGGCGGAATATCCACCTCTGAGTTTATGTCTTCTGCTAAGACGCGGTTGTAGGCTTCCAGCAGCACCGTTTCTTCCTCTCCAAGGTCTGCGGGTTTGAATTGATGTTCGATAGCTTGTTTGGCTTCTTCAAAGGTAAGAAGTTTGCGAAACATTATGTGACCTCCAGGGGTGCGAAGAGTTGGATTGGGACGTTTTCGCCTTCTTTGGCGCCTTCTCGGTTTTCGGGCAGGATGAGGTAACCGTTGCTTTGCGTCATGGTAGAGATGGAGCCTGCGCCTTTTGCACTGATAGGTTCCGCGAGGCATTCGCCGTTTTGTAGGGTCACGTGAACGCGGACGTAGGTTTTTCTGCCCAAAACGCCCACGACTCGGTGAGTGAGTTTGGCGTTTAGGATTGGGCGGGGTTCAGTTTTGGGCATGCCAAGCATTTTGCAGATAAGCGGACGCATGAATACTTCAAAGCCGACTACCGCCGCCACGGGGTTGCCTGACAGAATCATAACCGGTTTGCCCTCTATAGCGGCGACGCCTGTGGGCATTGCGGGTCGCAGCGCCATGCCATGGACTACTACGCCAGGTTTGCCTAAGCTGTCGATGACTTCGGGGACTAAATCTAAGCCGCCGACGCTGGTGCCTCCTGTCGTGATGACGCTGTCTGCGGTTTGGAGACCACGTTGGATTTTTTGGGCAAGTTCGTCGGTGATGTCTTTGGAGATGCCGAGGTCTAGGGTGTCTGCGCCGAGTTCGTGGCACATGGCGGCGACGATGGGTTTGTTGGAGTCATAGATTTGGGTAGGTCCTCTTTCTTGGGGCGCGGGGACAACTTCGTTACCTGTGGCTAAGAGGGCGAATCTGGGTTTAACCGCCACTGGGAGGGTGGTGTAGCCAAATGCCGCGGCTATCCCGAGATGGTAGGGTGTTAGGCGTGTGCCCGCGGCTGCGATTAGGGTGCCTTTGGTTGTGTCCTCGCCCACTTTGGCAACGTTGATGCCTTCTGTGAGGGCGTTCCAGATTTCTACGGTTCCGTCTGGGCGGAGTTGGGTTTTTTCAATCATAACCACTGTGTCTGCCCCGTCGGGGATGCGGTTGCCTGTCCAAATCTGCTTAGCTTCCCCTGCGTGGACGTGGTCTGCTTGGGTTAGTTTGAGTAATGCGGGCTTTGATTGTGAAGCGCCCGTGATGTCGGCGGCTTTTACTGCGTAGCCGTCCATGGCGGACTTGTCAAACCTCGGCAAATCCTCCAATGCCACGAGGTCTTGGGTTAAGACGCGTCCCAACGCTTGCGTTAGGGGTACTTGGGTGGTTTTGGGTTTGCCGATTTGGAGGGTGTTTAGCCAAGTTTTTAGGGCTTCATCGGTTGGGGTTAATTTTTGGAATCCTTGTAGTTTTACCAAGCCGCTCACAATACCCCAAGTAACGACCTAACGTAAAAAACATATCGAACTCAAATCACGCCGTCAAATGAAAAAACCAGAGTTTTGAAGGTTTAAATCGGTTCGTGTTGCGTGGAATGCAGAAAATGCTGATTTTATTGGCTTTTTTTGGTTTTGCCTGTTATTTTGAAGATGACTGCCACCAAGAAAACCCAGACCGCAAAACCCAAAGCTGCAACAACTGGAAATTCGGGTACAAACTTTGCAGGGTTGCCCTCGGCGTCGATTTTTCCAAGCCAAACATAAAAAGTCATATCCGCTGGGTTAGCAGGTTTGTTTTGAACGGTGCCTGTTACTGCGTAGCCTCCGTCATCTGTTTGAGTCACTAAACCTGTTGGAACAGCATAATATTCTGATGGCACCTCGAGGCTCACGTTTTGGCTCCAAATCAAATTACCTTTCGTATCGATTTTATCTAGCATTCCGCTGCAAAGAATGTAGTCTCCATCATTTGCACGCGTCATCATTGAGGGTGTCCCTGACCCGGGGAAGTTCTTTAACCACAACAAATTGCCCTCGGAATCCGTTTTAACCAAGCCTACGCCTCCAGTGGTGCTGCGGTTCCACATTAACCCCGCCATAACGTAGCTGCCATCGGGGTCTTGAAGAATAGAGCTTCCGCCGTCTTTGTCTTGGGTGCCATAATTTTTGCTCCACTTTAACTCGCCATGTGAGTCTATTTTTATAAGCAGAAAATCCATGTTTTCCGTTGTACCTACCATAGCGTAGCCTCCGTTCATGGCTTGGACAACTCCGCTGGATGAACCTAACCCTGCTCCAGGGTATGTTTTGCTCCACGACATTGCTCCTGAAGAATCAAGCTTAGCAAACCAGCAGGTATCAGTAACATTCCAAATTATGTTGCCGCTGACCGATTTTGTTTGCTTCGCACCAGCCACTGCATAGCCGCCGTCACTGGTTTGAATTATCCAGTTTGCTACAGTGTCCTTTTCATATGTCCTGTTCCACTCTACGTTTCCCAAAGAGTCAGTTTTTATGATTTCAGCACAACTGTTTGCTGTTCCTGCAAGTATGTATCCGCCGTCGCTTGTTTGAATAACACAACTCGCGAAGCTTGCCCCCGCTGTGCCATAAGTTTTGTTCCACTCCCCATTTCCAAGGGCATCCGTTTTAAGAAGCCAAAACTGTAGTCCACTGCTCGCGGAGATTTTCTTTTCGCCTGCGATGAGGTATCCACCGTCGCTGCATTGGATAAGGGCTTCGGCGCGCTCCGTATTTGTGCCAACATACTCGCGTGTCCATTCCTCGGTTGGTATGGCGGATACAGTGACCATTTGAGTTATCATAGCGAAAACCAAAGCCAAAACGCAGACTACTTTTTTTCTCATCTTCTATCTATCACATTTATGCTTTTTTCTTGTTATAATGTTTACGAAGTCAGTTGTTGCTTAAATTTGGGGTTTGAAAAAACGTGGTGTGCTGTGCAGACGAGACAAATGTCGCGTACAACCCAAAAATACTCGTGTCGCCGCCATAAAAAGGCGCAATACTGCCTAGATACATCCAAAAGATTGCTTCCTTCATTCACAATTGGTATTTATAGCTTAACAAACCATACTCTGCAATACTTCCGGGGATAAACAAGCCAATGATAACCAAACCCTGCGCCCAAACCATTCTACAGACTCTAAAGCGCAGTCTCCAAGTCCCCAACATGGTTAAAACGAACCATGAACCCTTCCAAACCCTCATAATAACCATAATCTCCCAAAACACCGCCGACACTAACACCGAACGCGCCTACGCAGCCCTCCAAAACCGCTTCGAAATCAACCCCCAAACCCTCGCCGTAGCCCCACGCGCAGAGATTGAAGAGTGTATTCGAGTTGGTGGACTCTATCAAAACAAAGCCCAAGCAATCCAAACCGCATCCAAAATTATACTCGAAAAATTCGGTGGCTCCCTGAACCAGATTTTGGCGTTGCCCCTAAAAGAAGCCCGAGCGGTGTTAATGGCGATGCCTGGTGTGGGACCAAAAACAGCCGATGTGGTGTTGCTCTTCTCAGGCGAAAAACCAACAATTCCCGTTGACACCCATGTCGGGCGCGTAAGCAAGCGTCTGGGTTTAGCTCCCATTGCTGGCGACTATGAGGCGGTGCGATTGAGCCTGCAATCATTTTTTGAGCCTAGCGATTATTTGGCAGTGCATTTGCTGTTGATCTCATTGGGCAGAAAATACTGTAAATCCCAAAAACCCCAATGCAAAGACTGCCCAGTAACCAGTTATTGTCCATCAAGCACAGGAGGCCCAACATGACCCAGCTACCCAGCGAAGTCGCCTCCTACTTCCCCTACAGCAGCGTGCGACCTCACCAAGATAATTTCATCGCCACTATAAACAGCGCCATAAACGAACGCCACAGTGTGCTCATCGAGGGTAGTAACGGGTTGGGCAAAACCATTTCGGCGCTGTCAGCCTGCTTGCCCGTGGCGGTTAAGAAGAACCTCAAAATCCTCTACGTCGCCCGCACCCACCGCCAGCACGACCGCGTCATCGAGGAGCTCCGCGCTGTATACAAAAAACAACCCATTTCAGGCGTATCCATTCGGGGACGCAACGAAATGTGCCTCAACCCGTTTGCAGCAAAGGGTGCGTTTGATTCCAAATCGCTTATGGAAGTCTGTGAACTCCTCAAAGCAAAAGGCCGCTGCCCCTACTACACCAACGTAGACCAGCGAACCTATGATTATTTGGCGCTTCAGCAGCAGGTGGCTAGCCGCCCCTACATGGGCAGCGAGATTTTGCGTATTTGCAAAAAACGTGAGGTCTGTGCCTATGAACTCATTAAAAACGCCCTCACCGAAGCCAAAGTCATCGCGCTAAGCTACCTCTACGTTTTTGACCCCCAAATCCGCGCGGCTTTTCTTAAAAACCTCGAAACTGACCTCTCAAAAATCATCCTCATCGTAGACGAAGCTCACAATCTCCCCGAAACCGCCATAGACATCTCCAGCAGCAACCTCTCCCTATTCGTTTTGCGCCAAGCAGAGTTGGAGGCGAATCGGTTTGGCAACAAAGAAATCGAAGAATTCTCCCACTTCCTCTACGGCGAAATAGAAAAAATCACCGACGCCATTGGCCGCGAGCAGATTATTTCGCCTGATGCCCTCTTAGAAGTAATCGAGAAGCAGGTCAACGTTTCAGATCCCAAAGTCTTCTTCGACCATCTGCACGAGGTTGGTATCGGCATCAAAAAGGCTCTTCTTGCGGAGGGCAAAAATCCCCGGTCCTATGTGTATTCGATGTCGGAGTTTCTGCTCAAATGGCACGCCACACTCGATGATGATGCTTACATCAATGTGGCAAGCAAATTCTTCAGCAAAGACAACACCAAATCCGCCAAACTCGAAATCGTCGCATTAGACCCCGCCAAAATCACTGAACCCGTCTTCTCCGCAACCTACGCCAACGTGATTATGTCGGGGACGTTGCAGCCGCTGGAGGCTTATGCCCGTATAACCAAACTGCCCCAAGATACCGTGCGGTTTTTGGCGTCCTCACCCTTCCCTAAAGAACACATCTTCTCCGCAGTCAGCTTAGGCGTCTCCACCTCGATGGATAAACGAACGCCCCAGATGTACCAGACCATGATTGACCGCATAAACGAAGTTGTCAACAGCACCCCCACCAACACCGGCATCTTTGCCGCTAGCTTCCAAGTCCTCAACTCTCTGCTTTCCGCGGGGCTGGAGAATTCGCTTTTAAAACCGCTTTTCTACGAGAAAAACGGCATGACCTCTAAAGCTAACGAAAAACTTGTTTCCGACTATAAAGCCTGCGGCGATAAGGGTGGCGCCGTGTTTTTGGGCGTTCAGGGCGGACGCACCTCGGAGGGCGTAGATTTCCCTGGGAACCAAATGAACTCAGTAATCGTTCTCGGCGTGCCCTATGCTGAACCGACACCTCGGGTTAAAGCCCAAATCGACTATTATGACCGCTGCTTCCCTGGACTGGGACGCGAATATGGGTATGTGTTGCCTGCCATGAAAAAAGCCTGCCAAGCCGGGGGACGCCCCATCCGTACTCTCGAAGACCGCGGCGCTATCGTCTTTATGGATTTCCGCTTCGCTACCGCATACTGCAAAAGTTTTCTGCCCTCATGGATAACTAACGGAATGAAGGTGTTGCCTGACAAACCAGGTGTCTTAGCCGCCGAAGTCAGCGGCTTTTTTAGAGCTCAAACCCAAGTTTAGAGTTCTTGGAGTTTTCGGTTTATCATAACTTTACCGATGACTAACCTTGTGGGTTTGATTGGAACCGCTGTTTGTACCTTAAGTACGCGTCTTTCTGGGTTTACGTGGCGGAGTACGCCTATGCCTAAAAACTTTGAACCGCGTCCGTATAAGCCGACAAGTAGACCTCTTTCAGGGTCTTGGTTTTGGGGTATGGCTTTTTTTGGTTCAACGGTTAGCTGGCTGATGGGGTAGCATATGAGTTTTGCTTGGTTTAGATATCGGGCGTAGGTCATTTCGCGGAGGATTCTGCGTTTTTCAGGTGGCCGCGGGCTCAGCGCGGTGGAGGGTTCGACAATGAAGGTGGGGGCGGTGCGTTTGGCAATTAAGCCTTCAAGTTCGTTTTGTATTTGGATGCCCACGATGATGTCGGGTTTTATGGCGTTAAATAAGGCGGCTTTATAGTTCACTGCGGCGTCGCCTGTTACCCACCCGCCAGTGTTAATAAGTATAAAATCCACTTTTTGCCCAAGAATCTCAGCCATTAAGCTTTTGAATGCTTCAATTGTTCGAGTGGTTGAAGTTAGCGGAGAAGTCGCGCCGACGAAGAAGCCGTTTTCGAGTTTTAGATTGTAGAGTTCCGTTTGAGGTTTTGAGCTTATGGCGTAGGCTAAGGTGGCTGAGGGTCCAATGTCTGATTGTCCTAAATCGCCGTCTAAAACCGCTACGGGACGGTTGCCTTGTGAGAGTATGTTTAGTAGGTAGGTGCAGAGACTGCTCTTTCCCGAATCTATCGCCCCAATAATCATCACCACAACGGGGCGTTTCTCCACATCCATTATGGCTTGAGCTACTTTTCCCCACGATGAGGGCACGCTGTCGCCTTCGGCTTCTGACAAAGTTGCGTTAGCTCCTAAAGCCACTTCAAAGACAGAGTTTTCTGATACAAAGAAGGGTAAACGTTTGCCTTCGCGAACCAAAATCTTTGATGCCTCTTTAATTGGACAACCGAAAACCTGAGTTTTCCCTTTTGTTAACCTAATCGAGGCTGGACCATTCACCAGTAAGGTTTTATTCGCTTCAACTATTTGCTGCAATGGTTCTCCTCCTCTCAAAGATGTATCCAACTCTGCCGGCTATACGTATGGCTGAAGAGATATGCCTAATTTTCCGACTGCGTTTGTTTTCTTGTAGCGGCTTGTTGGTTCCTGCTTCCCCCACCACTTCCAGCGTAACCTCGAGCGGTAACGACTCGTCAAGGGCTTGGAGCATTTCTTTGTAAACAGGCACGCCGTTGCCTATTTTGACTGTTACCGCTGTTTGAGTGAAGTTAATGTTTCTTAAGGTTTTGCTTATGGTGCGAGTTACTTCTTGTGTGCTATAGCAGTTGCCTTCCTCAATAACTTTTCCATCACCGATAACTGCTAAGCCAGTGGCGACGCCGGGGTCAAGACCAATTATGATTTTTTCAAAGGCTTCCTTGCCAAGCAGCGTCCGTTTAACTCCGCTAATTAATGTGTCAATGTCTTCTTCGCCATGGAAAATGAAGACTTTTTCGTGATGATTGGCTGCGGCTTGTTCTTGTTCGGTGGTTATGAGCATCCGAGCTTTAGGCGGTACTGGTTGCCCGGGTAATAAGCTGATGAAGGGGATGTTTTGGTCTCGAAGCGCGTTTACTATAAAAAAATATGCTTTCCCTTGAACTGTTGCTACGGCGACCCGCTCTTTCATAAACCATCCTTAAGAGTATAATTTAAGTGCCTTCACATTACTATTTTCAAGTTAATAATGCTTGACGTGTAACATATGGCAGAATCAGCAGCAATCTCAACTGGCACCAAATGCCTCGATGCAACGCTAGGCGGCGGGATTTCTCCTCAAACTGTTACGTTGATTTATGGGGAACCCGAAACAGGCAAAAGCACCCTTACCATGCAATGCGCTGTTTATTGTGCGTTGCAGAACCGTAAAGTGCTCTTTGTAGACTGCGATAACACCTTCTACGCTAAACGTTTAGCCCAGATTGCGGGACCAAAATTTGACGAAGTCGCCGAACGAATCGTATTGGTGAAACCCCGTGATTTTAAGGAACAAACTGCCGTTATTGAAAACATCGAGGACTACACCACCAACGTTGGGTTAATCATTATTGACACTTTCACCTCGCTCTACAGTGCAAGAGCCGCAGAAACTTCTCGTAAAGCGTATGGGGTTAATCGGGAATTAAATCGGCTGCTTGCACTTTTGGCGCAGCTTACCAAAATCCGAAAAATCCCCGTCATAATTACCAGTCAAGTCCGTAGCGTAATCTCCGAGGAGACCTCAGGGGTGAGGCCAGTAGCGACGCGTGTGCTCAAATTTTGGGCTGACAACATAATTGCGGTAAAACCCACAGAATACCCCCAAGTCTTCAAGGTACTGATTGAGAAGTCACCCAATACAACGACTGAAGTTACCTGCTACATACAAATAGGTGGAGCAGGCATAGAAGATGCGGAATTCCACTAAACACACGGTTGAACCTCATGGATGCACCATGGCTAATCCTGCTAATCGTTGAAGCCCTAATATTCATCTTCCCTGCCTACTGCGCAAACGGCACCCCCGTGTTGGCAGGCGGCGGCGCAAAGATGGATTTCGGACGCAACTTTATCGATGGCAAACGCGTTTTTGGCAACAACAAAACTTGGCGCGGCTTCTTTTTCGGTTGGGCAGTCGGCTTAGGCGTGGGTTTAGCCGAAGGCGCCGTGTTTGGCTTCGATACCGTCCCAATAATTTTCAGCGTCCTGATTCCGCTGGGCGCACTTCTTGGCGATTTAACAGGCGCATTCATCAAAAGACGCTTAGACATCGCCCCAGGCGGGTTACTGCCTGTAGTGGACCAAGTGGATTTTGTTGTGGGCGCTGTTGTGTTTTCGTTACCGCTGGTCTGGATGGGCTGGCAAACGGGTGATTTTCCATTTTGGCAAGTTGCCGTAACAGTCTTGATTATTACGCCGCCGATTCACTTGTTTACGAATTACTTGGCGTATAAGCTAAAACTCAAGAAGCACCCGTGGTAGAAACAGGAAAACGCAAAACAACAAAGATTCAACAAAAAATAATTAAAAAAATAAACAAAAGTTAGACGAGTATATTTTACCCGTTGTAGGTTGTCTTGAAGAGTATTGCTCCTTCGAGGAACAGGTAGGAGATCAACAGGAAAGCTACGCCTATAATTAAAAGCATGTAGGCTTGGCGTGGTTTATGGACGTTTTTGGTGCTTTGGTAAATCGCCATTAACCCAACAAACCCTAATGCGTAGAGTATGATTGAGATTAGGGTGTCCGACATGTATTGGTTACTGATGTTGGGGTACAGGAAGAAGAATTGTCCATTATAATATCCTGAAGCTGCGGGTTGAGTGATGAGTGAGTATAAGCCGCCGCCGAAGAGAAACAGCACATAAGAAACACCGAGTACGGTAACCAGCAATGTTGAAGGCGCGTTTTCGGTGAGTTTGCGGAGCCATCGGCTTAGCGAGAACGAAAGGGACGAGCGTGGTGCGGGTGCTTCTGGCTTAGTCTTGATTTTCTTCTTTTGTTGTTGTTTGTGTGACATCTTTTTCCTCTTCCCAAAGTAGATGCTTTACTACTTCTTTAGCCCATTCTCCAGTTAATGAATTTTTCTGAATCTCCCTTAAGTATTCCACCCAACCGAGGTTTTCTGCTTTCTGCCAAACTCCAAACTTGTCTTTTACATTAACATACGCTGCCCAATGCAGCCCACAGAATCCTTCTCTTTGTGCTTCTCTGCAACAGACTATACACTTCATGGTTTTTTGTCACCTTTTGTGGGGCACTTTGGATTCAAACATAGCCTCCAAGCTTTTCTGCCCCTAATATAAACCGCCACCACAGGCGCCCCGCATCTACCACAGTTGCCCAACGGTTTTATGATGCCTGTTTGGGGGAGCGGATACGTAGTGTTGCATTTGCCCTCAAAATAATTGGTGCAGCCCACAAACCGTTTCCCCGTCTTCTTAGAATGCAGAACCACCAGTTGCCCGCTTTTGCAGGTTGGGCAGACGCCGACGGTGCGCTCAGCCATTCGCGCTGCCTGTAACGACACGCTAAGTCTGGCTCCAACAGCGGCTTCCTGCATTTTAAGCGCTGCCGTGATAGGTTTTAGGGTTCCAACCGCGTTTTCCAGAACGAATGTCTTGGTTACTTTGCCTTCTTGAATCTGCTCCATCTGTTCCTCAAGGTTCCTAGTCATTTCTGATGAAACTACATTGGGGCAGTATTGTGCGAGCACTTCTACCACTGAGAACCCTAATTCGCTGACTTCAAGGCGGTCGGTGCCACTGAGATATTTGCGGTCTTGCAGGGTCTCGATGATTGCTGCTCGGGTTGCTTTGGTGCCGATTTCTTCTTTCTCCATCTTCTCCAACAGCGTGCGAGGGTTG includes:
- a CDS encoding XTP/dITP diphosphatase, translating into MKNADNSVSQVCRGKVVFFATGNIHKFLEVRSLLSGYGLSVGMLRLKGDEVQSDSLEEIASKSVQNAYRSSHLPIFVEDAGLFIESLDGFPGPYAAYAYKTIHNRGILKLLHKETNRGATFQSVIAYLDNQTLHPVCFSGKSDGVITTTERVAGTSGFGFDPIFQPDGSKRTFAEMELAEKNSYSHRANAIRKFADWYIKQRSH
- a CDS encoding molybdopterin molybdotransferase MoeA, whose translation is MFRKLLTFEEAKQAIEHQFKPADLGEEETVLLEAYNRVLAEDINSEVDIPPFNRSTRDGYAVHAQDIAGADENEPATLRVVGAVGIGEQTQLNIAKGEAAEIVTGAVMPQGADAVVMVEDTEREDSQLNVYSAVSANENVMQKATDIEAGAVVLHRGQLLGPSEIGVLAALGKTTVKVQKIPIIAVLSTGNEVAELGKPLPPGKIYDINSYSLCSAIMECGAKPVYFGVTPDDKTTLTKTLQTALASADMVITSGGVSVGPKDYTAEIVDSLGKPGVIFSGVAIKPGKPITVAFVGEKPVFSLPGHPSAALLTFYLFARSLVLRLAGRPTAPMKTVKAFAGARLFSAKGRLTFISVKLMFDENCRLIAEPVEPNASGAISTLTKADGFVEIEENTQFVNADEEVSVMLFRGLASKA
- a CDS encoding molybdopterin molybdotransferase MoeA, whose product is MVKLQGFQKLTPTDEALKTWLNTLQIGKPKTTQVPLTQALGRVLTQDLVALEDLPRFDKSAMDGYAVKAADITGASQSKPALLKLTQADHVHAGEAKQIWTGNRIPDGADTVVMIEKTQLRPDGTVEIWNALTEGINVAKVGEDTTKGTLIAAAGTRLTPYHLGIAAAFGYTTLPVAVKPRFALLATGNEVVPAPQERGPTQIYDSNKPIVAAMCHELGADTLDLGISKDITDELAQKIQRGLQTADSVITTGGTSVGGLDLVPEVIDSLGKPGVVVHGMALRPAMPTGVAAIEGKPVMILSGNPVAAVVGFEVFMRPLICKMLGMPKTEPRPILNAKLTHRVVGVLGRKTYVRVHVTLQNGECLAEPISAKGAGSISTMTQSNGYLILPENREGAKEGENVPIQLFAPLEVT
- a CDS encoding endonuclease III; this translates as MITKPCAQTILQTLKRSLQVPNMVKTNHEPFQTLIITIISQNTADTNTERAYAALQNRFEINPQTLAVAPRAEIEECIRVGGLYQNKAQAIQTASKIILEKFGGSLNQILALPLKEARAVLMAMPGVGPKTADVVLLFSGEKPTIPVDTHVGRVSKRLGLAPIAGDYEAVRLSLQSFFEPSDYLAVHLLLISLGRKYCKSQKPQCKDCPVTSYCPSSTGGPT
- a CDS encoding ATP-dependent DNA helicase gives rise to the protein MTQLPSEVASYFPYSSVRPHQDNFIATINSAINERHSVLIEGSNGLGKTISALSACLPVAVKKNLKILYVARTHRQHDRVIEELRAVYKKQPISGVSIRGRNEMCLNPFAAKGAFDSKSLMEVCELLKAKGRCPYYTNVDQRTYDYLALQQQVASRPYMGSEILRICKKREVCAYELIKNALTEAKVIALSYLYVFDPQIRAAFLKNLETDLSKIILIVDEAHNLPETAIDISSSNLSLFVLRQAELEANRFGNKEIEEFSHFLYGEIEKITDAIGREQIISPDALLEVIEKQVNVSDPKVFFDHLHEVGIGIKKALLAEGKNPRSYVYSMSEFLLKWHATLDDDAYINVASKFFSKDNTKSAKLEIVALDPAKITEPVFSATYANVIMSGTLQPLEAYARITKLPQDTVRFLASSPFPKEHIFSAVSLGVSTSMDKRTPQMYQTMIDRINEVVNSTPTNTGIFAASFQVLNSLLSAGLENSLLKPLFYEKNGMTSKANEKLVSDYKACGDKGGAVFLGVQGGRTSEGVDFPGNQMNSVIVLGVPYAEPTPRVKAQIDYYDRCFPGLGREYGYVLPAMKKACQAGGRPIRTLEDRGAIVFMDFRFATAYCKSFLPSWITNGMKVLPDKPGVLAAEVSGFFRAQTQV
- a CDS encoding Clp1/GlmU family protein, whose product is MQQIVEANKTLLVNGPASIRLTKGKTQVFGCPIKEASKILVREGKRLPFFVSENSVFEVALGANATLSEAEGDSVPSSWGKVAQAIMDVEKRPVVVMIIGAIDSGKSSLCTYLLNILSQGNRPVAVLDGDLGQSDIGPSATLAYAISSKPQTELYNLKLENGFFVGATSPLTSTTRTIEAFKSLMAEILGQKVDFILINTGGWVTGDAAVNYKAALFNAIKPDIIVGIQIQNELEGLIAKRTAPTFIVEPSTALSPRPPEKRRILREMTYARYLNQAKLICYPISQLTVEPKKAIPQNQDPERGLLVGLYGRGSKFLGIGVLRHVNPERRVLKVQTAVPIKPTRLVIGKVMINRKLQEL
- a CDS encoding AAA family ATPase → MAESAAISTGTKCLDATLGGGISPQTVTLIYGEPETGKSTLTMQCAVYCALQNRKVLFVDCDNTFYAKRLAQIAGPKFDEVAERIVLVKPRDFKEQTAVIENIEDYTTNVGLIIIDTFTSLYSARAAETSRKAYGVNRELNRLLALLAQLTKIRKIPVIITSQVRSVISEETSGVRPVATRVLKFWADNIIAVKPTEYPQVFKVLIEKSPNTTTEVTCYIQIGGAGIEDAEFH
- a CDS encoding CDP-2,3-bis-(O-geranylgeranyl)-sn-glycerol synthase, producing the protein MDAPWLILLIVEALIFIFPAYCANGTPVLAGGGAKMDFGRNFIDGKRVFGNNKTWRGFFFGWAVGLGVGLAEGAVFGFDTVPIIFSVLIPLGALLGDLTGAFIKRRLDIAPGGLLPVVDQVDFVVGAVVFSLPLVWMGWQTGDFPFWQVAVTVLIITPPIHLFTNYLAYKLKLKKHPW
- a CDS encoding OST3/OST6 family protein, which translates into the protein MSHKQQQKKKIKTKPEAPAPRSSLSFSLSRWLRKLTENAPSTLLVTVLGVSYVLFLFGGGLYSLITQPAASGYYNGQFFFLYPNISNQYMSDTLISIILYALGFVGLMAIYQSTKNVHKPRQAYMLLIIGVAFLLISYLFLEGAILFKTTYNG